The proteins below are encoded in one region of Microbispora sp. NBC_01189:
- a CDS encoding alpha/beta fold hydrolase has protein sequence MRGAAVAAFVAALMLMEGAGSAAVAAPASGWSEAAAAAGETRTAPVEERPCPVTVPAGTTCGYLLVPERRDVPNSRTIKVGYAVHRAGGEAPGQARGQATVQAPGQAPGQAGAQDADPVVYMSGGPGSASLPLTGLLTRMLPGRDVVVLEQRGGRYSEPRLSCPEIVEGIVDTLRTPGPTVDETAAVVRRAGACQSRLESEHVDLRGYRTAEIAADIVDLRAALGYRRWYLFGVSYSTRPMLRAAALDPEGSRGVVLDSLLPPRARWYDESPGSLMATMAKLGLTTRFDAAVAALNAHPAAYDTRDPLTRKRLTVWLNGDDVATLLAEALHETDVIPIVPALVDGLAGGRTELLQPLVDQAGDGLTSHEWGLYYAVQCQDETPGNSFPGSARPRLFTGVVDAAVCGAWGLPASRTEPDALTPDPAVTAVGADATIAGRSAVADTRTRGTTGARTTGDTATANATTANAAARATATRDAATRDAATRGRAAGSTTTGGRAVAASGVPILALGGRYDPTTPPEAAREAVSAVPGARFTEFDGVGHGVFLSSECGRRTIAAFLADPASATRPCDPGAAPYPMVRPGDLLLTSSVYRMLRSPVPLAIPAAFLLVAAVQLLVGLVSLLRRRGGGLSALAGLAGVVLGALSALSLSAVADPVALSIGVPPALAWLGLLAVVCTVLSVIEAFRLTAGAARIVPALTGMAFVAWLYGWLLA, from the coding sequence GTGCGCGGAGCGGCCGTCGCGGCATTCGTCGCGGCCCTCATGCTGATGGAAGGCGCCGGGTCGGCGGCCGTCGCGGCGCCGGCGTCCGGCTGGTCCGAGGCCGCCGCGGCGGCCGGGGAGACGCGGACGGCGCCCGTCGAGGAGCGGCCCTGCCCGGTGACGGTTCCCGCCGGCACGACGTGCGGCTATCTTCTGGTGCCCGAACGGCGTGACGTCCCCAACAGCAGGACGATCAAGGTCGGTTACGCGGTGCACCGCGCCGGAGGGGAAGCGCCAGGGCAGGCCAGAGGGCAGGCAACAGTGCAGGCGCCAGGGCAGGCGCCAGGTCAGGCGGGCGCGCAGGACGCCGACCCGGTCGTCTACATGAGCGGCGGCCCCGGCTCCGCCTCGCTCCCGCTCACCGGGCTGCTCACGCGGATGCTTCCCGGCCGCGACGTGGTCGTGCTGGAGCAGCGCGGCGGGCGCTACTCCGAGCCACGCCTGAGCTGTCCGGAGATCGTCGAGGGGATCGTGGACACCCTGCGCACGCCCGGCCCCACCGTGGACGAGACGGCGGCGGTCGTCCGGCGGGCCGGGGCCTGCCAGTCCCGGCTGGAGAGCGAGCACGTCGACCTGCGCGGCTACCGGACCGCCGAGATCGCGGCCGACATCGTCGACCTGCGGGCCGCGCTCGGCTACCGGCGGTGGTACCTGTTCGGCGTCAGCTACTCGACCCGCCCGATGCTACGGGCGGCGGCGCTCGACCCCGAGGGGAGCCGAGGGGTCGTGCTCGACTCCCTCCTCCCCCCACGCGCCAGGTGGTACGACGAGTCGCCCGGCTCGCTCATGGCCACCATGGCCAAGCTGGGGCTCACCACCCGGTTCGACGCCGCGGTGGCCGCGCTCAACGCCCACCCGGCCGCGTACGACACCCGGGACCCGCTGACCCGTAAGCGGCTGACCGTGTGGCTCAACGGGGACGACGTGGCCACGCTCCTGGCGGAGGCCCTGCACGAGACGGACGTGATCCCGATCGTGCCGGCTCTCGTGGACGGGCTGGCCGGGGGGCGCACCGAGCTGCTGCAGCCCCTGGTCGACCAGGCCGGCGACGGGCTCACCTCGCACGAGTGGGGCCTGTACTACGCGGTCCAGTGCCAGGACGAGACGCCGGGCAACTCCTTCCCCGGCTCCGCGCGTCCGCGGCTGTTCACCGGGGTCGTCGACGCCGCGGTGTGCGGCGCCTGGGGGCTCCCGGCCTCCCGCACCGAGCCCGACGCGCTAACCCCGGACCCGGCGGTCACCGCCGTCGGCGCGGACGCCACCATCGCCGGACGCTCCGCGGTCGCGGACACGCGCACGCGGGGCACGACCGGGGCCAGAACGACCGGAGACACGGCGACCGCGAACGCGACGACCGCGAACGCAGCGGCCCGAGCCACGGCGACCAGGGACGCGGCGACCAGGGACGCGGCCACCAGGGGCAGGGCGGCCGGGAGCACGACCACCGGGGGCAGGGCGGTGGCCGCGAGCGGGGTGCCGATCCTGGCCCTTGGGGGGCGCTACGACCCGACCACGCCGCCGGAGGCCGCCCGTGAGGCGGTGTCGGCGGTGCCGGGCGCCCGGTTCACCGAGTTCGACGGCGTCGGGCACGGGGTCTTCCTGTCGAGCGAGTGCGGCCGCCGGACGATCGCCGCGTTCCTGGCCGACCCGGCGTCGGCCACCCGGCCGTGCGACCCCGGCGCCGCGCCGTACCCGATGGTCCGGCCGGGCGACCTCCTCCTCACCTCCTCGGTCTACCGGATGCTGCGGTCGCCCGTTCCGCTCGCGATCCCCGCTGCGTTCCTCCTCGTGGCCGCCGTGCAGCTGCTCGTGGGGCTGGTCTCCCTCCTGCGCCGCCGTGGCGGCGGGCTGAGCGCGCTCGCGGGTCTCGCGGGTGTCGTGCTCGGCGCGCTGTCGGCGCTCAGCCTGTCGGCGGTCGCCGATCCCGTCGCCCTGTCGATCGGGGTGCCACCCGCCCTGGCGTGGCTCGGCCTGCTGGCCGTCGTCTGCACCGTGTTGTCGGTGATCGAGGCGTTCCGGCTCACCGCCGGCGCCGCGAGGATCGTCCCCGCTCTGACGGGCATGGCGTTCGTCGCCTGGCTGTACGGCTGGCTGCTGGCCTGA
- a CDS encoding HAMP domain-containing sensor histidine kinase, giving the protein MSVAQGEDETGPARDAAESTPDRLGDARRSDPTADRQRRFLAGAAHELLTPLAGLRTQLEEAGLHPVETDLSELVGHTLRDVDRLQAIVSDLLTLVKAGTKPAHERRPADLAELVRAVVSSRTARVPVLLNLIPGVAVHVVDHEIHRLLGDLLNNAQRHARSRVLVEVRPVGDRAELAVSDDGSGIAEADWERVFEPFGRLDESRSRCRGGPGLGLAIAGEIARAHGGTIAVENAPEGGARFVVRLPLTGPSPGLRP; this is encoded by the coding sequence GTGTCCGTCGCTCAGGGCGAGGACGAGACCGGCCCGGCGCGGGACGCCGCAGAAAGCACGCCGGATCGGCTCGGCGACGCGAGACGATCGGACCCCACGGCCGACCGGCAGCGCCGCTTCCTGGCGGGCGCCGCCCACGAGTTGCTCACTCCTCTGGCCGGGCTGCGGACGCAACTGGAGGAAGCCGGCCTGCATCCCGTGGAGACGGATCTCTCCGAGCTCGTCGGGCACACGCTACGCGACGTCGACCGTCTCCAGGCGATCGTCTCCGACCTGCTGACGCTCGTGAAGGCGGGTACGAAGCCCGCCCACGAGAGAAGGCCGGCCGACCTGGCGGAGCTGGTCCGGGCGGTGGTCTCCAGCCGGACGGCCCGGGTGCCGGTGCTGCTGAACCTCATCCCCGGAGTGGCGGTCCACGTCGTCGACCACGAGATCCACCGCCTGCTGGGCGATCTCCTGAACAACGCCCAGCGCCACGCCAGAAGCAGGGTGCTGGTGGAGGTGCGCCCGGTGGGCGACCGCGCGGAGCTCGCCGTCTCCGACGACGGGAGCGGCATCGCCGAAGCCGATTGGGAGAGAGTGTTCGAGCCGTTCGGCCGGCTGGACGAGTCCCGCAGCCGCTGCCGGGGTGGTCCCGGTCTCGGTCTGGCCATCGCGGGCGAGATAGCTCGGGCGCACGGCGGGACCATCGCCGTGGAGAACGCGCCGGAGGGCGGCGCACGCTTCGTCGTCCGCCTGCCTCTCACCGGCCCCTCACCCGGTCTCCGGCCCTGA
- a CDS encoding alpha/beta fold hydrolase, with protein MTFPGGRRALAIVVTLVILVAGGVAWALWPSGPAVHGRDLVIPVLDGPSGDQRVDLDATFYPAASGGRAPAVLLAHGFGGSKDSMREQAERLAGRGYAVLTWSARGFGRSTGQIALDSPDYEVKDVRGLVDWLATRPEVRLDSPGDPRVGIAGGSYGGAIALMAAAYDSRIDAIVPQITWYDLADALFPDASGSGPANGVFKKMWAGIFFSAAADRLAPDGGLGAGGLGAGGLAGGTSPGGGTAEQVQCGRFLPEICAMYQKVAETGRATKEAVDLLRRSSPISVPGRIKVPALLVQGQRDSLFPLSHADANARAIAATGTPVEVAWFNGGHDGGDGEADWLSDQTTGWFDRYLKQPGSPVPAGAAPAPAAFTVTRDGGRDPGTRRPVLLHATAGRYPGLAGGERTTIALRGAAQPVANPAGGSPASISAVPGLGGLLGGAAAGGVSVALDMPGQAAVFESAPLARPTQVTGSPAVRIKVYGTGEATLFAKLYDVSGGSLPVLPSGLVAPLRVTASEAGTPVTVTLPAVDRRFDAGHRMRVVVSTTDLGYATPAAPAVYRIALESPALEVPGFAALKTPATGPAWWTWALPLAAIVIAAVLLLTGRAARRHPAPLGERVADSEPAEVPLVISGLVKRYRNGEKAVDGLSFRVEKGQVLGLLGPNGAGKTTTMRMLMGLIHPDEGEIRIFGTRVVPGAPVLSRLGSFVEGPGFLPHLSGRANLELYWRATGRPAQDAHLEEALEIAGLGAALDRAVRTYSQGMRQRLAIAQAMLGLPDLLVLDEPTNGLDPPQIAEMRRVLKAYAEGGRTVIVSSHLLAEVEQTCTHVVVMHRGRLVSAGPVGDLLGAATTAGGAGPRLEDVFLDLIGERR; from the coding sequence ATGACGTTTCCGGGTGGGCGGCGTGCCCTCGCGATCGTGGTCACGCTGGTCATCCTGGTGGCCGGAGGGGTGGCGTGGGCCCTGTGGCCCTCGGGCCCGGCCGTCCATGGGCGCGATCTGGTCATCCCCGTGCTCGACGGGCCGTCCGGCGACCAGCGCGTCGATCTCGACGCCACCTTCTATCCCGCCGCCTCCGGCGGCAGGGCCCCCGCCGTGCTGCTCGCCCACGGTTTCGGTGGCAGCAAGGACAGCATGCGCGAGCAGGCGGAGCGGCTCGCCGGGCGGGGCTACGCCGTGCTGACCTGGTCGGCCCGCGGGTTCGGCCGCTCGACGGGCCAGATCGCGCTCGACTCCCCTGATTACGAGGTCAAGGACGTGCGGGGGCTGGTCGACTGGCTCGCCACGCGGCCCGAGGTGCGTCTCGACTCCCCCGGCGACCCGCGCGTCGGCATCGCCGGCGGCTCGTACGGCGGGGCGATCGCGCTGATGGCGGCGGCCTACGACAGCCGGATCGACGCGATCGTGCCCCAGATCACCTGGTACGACCTCGCCGACGCGCTCTTCCCCGACGCCTCGGGCAGCGGGCCGGCCAACGGCGTGTTCAAGAAGATGTGGGCCGGCATCTTCTTCAGCGCCGCCGCCGATCGGCTGGCCCCGGACGGCGGCCTCGGCGCCGGGGGCCTCGGCGCCGGGGGTCTCGCCGGCGGCACGTCTCCGGGAGGCGGGACGGCGGAGCAGGTCCAGTGCGGGCGGTTCCTGCCGGAGATCTGCGCGATGTACCAGAAGGTGGCCGAGACCGGCAGGGCCACCAAGGAGGCCGTCGATCTCCTCCGGCGGTCGAGCCCGATCTCCGTGCCCGGCCGGATCAAGGTGCCGGCCCTGCTCGTGCAGGGCCAGCGCGACTCGCTGTTCCCCCTCTCGCACGCCGACGCCAACGCCCGGGCCATCGCCGCGACCGGCACCCCGGTGGAGGTGGCCTGGTTCAACGGCGGCCACGACGGCGGCGACGGCGAGGCGGACTGGCTGTCCGACCAGACGACCGGCTGGTTCGACCGCTATCTCAAGCAGCCGGGCTCCCCCGTTCCCGCCGGCGCGGCCCCGGCCCCGGCCGCGTTCACCGTGACCCGGGACGGCGGGCGCGACCCGGGCACCCGGCGCCCCGTGCTCCTGCACGCGACCGCGGGCCGATACCCGGGCCTGGCGGGCGGGGAACGCACCACGATCGCCCTTCGCGGCGCCGCCCAGCCGGTCGCCAACCCCGCGGGCGGGTCGCCGGCGTCGATCTCGGCGGTGCCCGGCCTCGGCGGGCTGCTCGGCGGCGCCGCCGCCGGCGGCGTGTCGGTCGCGCTGGACATGCCCGGCCAGGCGGCCGTCTTCGAGTCCGCCCCGCTGGCCCGGCCCACCCAGGTCACCGGCAGCCCGGCCGTCCGGATCAAGGTCTACGGCACAGGCGAGGCCACGCTGTTCGCCAAGCTCTACGACGTCTCCGGGGGATCGCTCCCGGTGCTGCCGTCCGGCCTCGTCGCACCGCTGCGGGTGACCGCGAGCGAGGCGGGCACGCCGGTCACCGTGACCCTCCCGGCCGTCGACAGGCGCTTCGACGCCGGGCACCGGATGCGGGTGGTGGTGTCGACCACCGACCTCGGCTACGCGACTCCCGCCGCGCCGGCCGTCTACCGGATCGCGCTGGAGTCCCCGGCACTGGAGGTCCCCGGGTTCGCGGCGCTGAAGACGCCCGCCACGGGTCCCGCCTGGTGGACGTGGGCCCTGCCGCTCGCCGCGATCGTGATCGCTGCGGTCCTCCTGCTGACCGGGCGGGCCGCGAGGCGCCACCCGGCCCCTCTCGGCGAACGGGTGGCGGACAGCGAGCCGGCCGAGGTGCCCCTCGTGATCAGCGGGCTGGTCAAGCGCTATCGCAACGGCGAGAAGGCGGTCGACGGCCTCTCGTTCCGGGTCGAGAAGGGGCAGGTGCTCGGCCTGCTCGGGCCGAACGGCGCGGGCAAGACGACCACCATGCGCATGCTGATGGGTCTCATCCATCCCGACGAGGGCGAGATTCGGATCTTCGGCACCCGGGTGGTGCCGGGGGCTCCCGTGCTGTCGCGGCTGGGGTCGTTCGTCGAGGGGCCCGGGTTCCTGCCGCACCTGTCCGGGCGGGCCAATCTGGAGCTGTACTGGCGGGCCACCGGCCGGCCGGCCCAGGACGCGCACCTGGAGGAGGCGCTGGAGATCGCCGGGCTCGGCGCGGCCCTGGACCGCGCGGTACGCACCTACTCCCAGGGCATGCGGCAGCGCCTGGCCATCGCGCAGGCCATGCTCGGCCTCCCCGACCTGCTCGTGCTCGACGAGCCGACGAACGGCCTCGACCCGCCGCAGATCGCCGAGATGCGCCGGGTGCTCAAGGCGTACGCCGAGGGGGGGCGCACGGTCATCGTCTCCAGCCACCTGCTCGCGGAGGTCGAGCAGACCTGCACCCACGTGGTCGTCATGCACCGCGGGCGGCTGGTGTCGGCCGGGCCGGTCGGCGACCTGCTCGGCGCCGCGACCACCGCGGGCGGCGCCGGCCCGCGCCTGGAGGACGTGTTCCTCGACCTGATCGGAGAGCGCCGATGA
- a CDS encoding copper resistance D family protein, producing MTATTERPTAPDRRTTPAATRIPAAALTVAAVLAVVTATWLTRTEAAPGIPMPGAVVEYGLPVVRLVLDLAATAALGLSLLPKLLGFDDPDRTEPVAARARHWAVVFSLVWCAAALLSAVLGAAEVMPGGMPDVAAYVNGIGSGQGMIVSASCALASAAVGMLAVRFGEKVPAELRVLVAGFGLLPLPVTGHASNWYWHDLSMVSMELHVIGACAWVGGLVALGVLLPRHRDLLAPTLPRFSRLATFALLVVGLSGLFNGLVELALAPGETLPGSLLTTRYGWLVVAKAVLTGVIALLGANIRWRLLPAITRREPTAFAAWAALEVTVMGLAFGVAVALTRTPVA from the coding sequence ATGACCGCGACCACGGAGCGGCCCACCGCGCCGGACCGGAGGACCACGCCTGCCGCGACCCGGATCCCGGCCGCGGCCCTGACCGTGGCCGCCGTCCTCGCCGTCGTGACCGCGACGTGGCTCACCCGTACGGAGGCGGCGCCCGGCATCCCGATGCCGGGGGCGGTCGTGGAGTACGGCCTGCCGGTCGTCCGGCTCGTCCTCGATCTCGCCGCCACCGCGGCCCTCGGCCTGAGCCTGCTCCCCAAGCTGCTCGGCTTCGACGATCCGGACAGGACCGAGCCCGTCGCCGCCAGGGCGCGGCACTGGGCCGTGGTCTTCTCCCTCGTCTGGTGCGCGGCGGCGCTGCTGTCGGCCGTGCTCGGCGCCGCCGAGGTCATGCCGGGAGGAATGCCGGACGTCGCGGCGTACGTGAACGGCATCGGCTCGGGGCAGGGCATGATCGTGAGCGCGTCGTGCGCCCTGGCCAGCGCCGCCGTGGGGATGCTCGCGGTGCGCTTCGGCGAGAAGGTGCCGGCCGAGCTGCGGGTGCTCGTCGCCGGGTTCGGGCTGCTGCCGCTGCCGGTGACCGGGCACGCGTCGAACTGGTACTGGCACGACCTCAGCATGGTGTCGATGGAGCTGCACGTCATCGGCGCGTGCGCCTGGGTGGGCGGCCTGGTCGCGCTCGGCGTGCTGCTCCCGCGCCACCGCGACCTGCTCGCCCCCACGCTGCCCAGGTTCTCCAGGCTGGCGACCTTCGCCCTGCTCGTGGTGGGGCTCTCCGGGCTCTTCAACGGCCTGGTGGAGCTCGCGCTCGCGCCCGGCGAGACCCTGCCCGGATCGCTCCTGACCACCCGGTACGGCTGGCTGGTGGTCGCCAAGGCGGTGCTCACCGGGGTGATCGCGCTGCTGGGGGCGAACATCCGCTGGCGGCTGCTACCGGCGATCACCCGGCGCGAGCCCACGGCGTTCGCCGCCTGGGCCGCGCTCGAAGTGACCGTGATGGGCCTCGCGTTCGGCGTCGCGGTGGCGCTGACGCGGACGCCCGTCGCCTGA
- a CDS encoding MFS transporter produces MTPQLSSGESQRDPARGAPASRSPWVTIIVIYLAGVAAAMSLGKFSPVEPQVTAQFGLSSSQLGWVISAVVALGAVAGLPAGYLVRRVGAARSLVVALVLMVAASALSAAAGNLTWLLTARVAESAGYLLVSITCPALILRLAHERDRGVALSVWATFVPVGIGLSTLAGGAVGTALGWRGWVLLIAGATLVMTVVVRARLPWASAPETDPETDPDTAAGSVPGARALAWPALLTVAFCLMVLVTIPVIVLLPTLLIKEHGLSAAAAGALTSVISLAGVPGGLAVGLLLRRGVPLGALAASGLLVVPAAWLTYAGGGSLAAAVTGAGVISLENGLLGALVFAALPQVLERLDHADAGNGLVTQMGSLGSLLGPPLFGLVAGAFGYGAAVPVIVAGMAASVGILLLVARHVSGRARWVTPETG; encoded by the coding sequence TTGACCCCCCAGCTCTCGTCAGGTGAGTCCCAGCGCGACCCGGCCCGAGGAGCGCCGGCGTCGCGCTCGCCCTGGGTGACGATCATCGTCATCTACCTGGCCGGGGTCGCCGCGGCGATGAGCCTCGGCAAGTTCTCCCCGGTGGAGCCGCAGGTGACGGCGCAGTTCGGGCTGTCGTCGTCGCAACTGGGCTGGGTGATCTCGGCGGTGGTCGCGCTCGGAGCCGTCGCCGGCCTGCCGGCCGGCTACCTGGTCCGCCGGGTCGGCGCGGCGAGGTCCCTGGTCGTCGCTCTCGTGCTGATGGTGGCGGCGAGCGCGCTGAGCGCGGCCGCCGGAAACCTCACCTGGCTGCTCACGGCCCGCGTCGCCGAGAGCGCGGGCTACCTGCTGGTCTCCATCACCTGCCCGGCGCTTATCCTCCGTCTCGCGCACGAGCGGGATCGAGGGGTCGCCCTGTCCGTCTGGGCGACGTTCGTGCCGGTGGGCATCGGACTCAGCACCCTCGCGGGAGGCGCCGTGGGCACGGCCCTCGGCTGGCGCGGCTGGGTACTGCTGATCGCCGGGGCGACGCTGGTGATGACGGTGGTCGTCCGGGCGCGGCTGCCGTGGGCGTCCGCTCCCGAGACCGATCCCGAGACCGATCCCGACACCGCGGCCGGGTCCGTGCCCGGCGCGCGGGCGCTGGCGTGGCCCGCGCTGCTCACTGTGGCCTTCTGCCTGATGGTCCTCGTGACCATTCCGGTGATCGTGCTGCTGCCGACGCTCCTGATCAAGGAGCATGGGTTGTCGGCCGCCGCCGCCGGCGCCCTGACCTCGGTGATCTCGTTGGCCGGGGTGCCGGGAGGGCTGGCCGTGGGGCTCCTGCTCCGCAGAGGGGTCCCGCTCGGGGCGCTGGCGGCGTCCGGACTGCTGGTCGTGCCGGCCGCCTGGCTCACCTACGCCGGTGGGGGGTCGCTCGCCGCCGCGGTGACGGGCGCGGGAGTGATCTCATTGGAGAACGGCTTGCTCGGAGCCCTCGTCTTCGCCGCCCTCCCGCAGGTGCTGGAGCGGCTCGACCACGCCGACGCGGGAAACGGCCTGGTGACCCAGATGGGCAGCCTGGGGTCGCTGCTCGGCCCTCCGCTGTTCGGCCTCGTCGCCGGGGCCTTCGGATACGGCGCCGCCGTGCCGGTCATCGTGGCGGGCATGGCGGCCTCGGTCGGGATCCTGCTGCTGGTGGCCCGGCACGTGAGCGGGCGGGCGCGGTGGGTCACGCCGGAGACCGGCTGA
- a CDS encoding copper resistance CopC family protein, which translates to MDQVARARTCHDAPAPRGGRRTAGRTSAPARRLSQVLALLAAPVLALLAVTLVATPASAHNVLVSSDPKDGAVLDDLPHTVTLTFDQAVRRDFARIAVTGPDGAHYEHGDVTVEAGKISIAVRPPAAPGKAFNVPAGSYAIGYRIVSNDGHPVTGTIRFTLPVGYVNTAVVDVQTVDPKPGAGLSAAASGQGGGGWVWGLLIFTAALLALCTLVLFRHDRRAANAAPGHSAAGEAG; encoded by the coding sequence GTGGACCAGGTCGCACGCGCCCGGACGTGCCATGACGCCCCGGCCCCGCGCGGCGGCCGGCGTACGGCTGGACGAACCTCCGCGCCCGCCCGGCGCCTGTCACAGGTGCTCGCCCTGCTCGCTGCGCCTGTGCTCGCCCTGCTCGCTGTCACGCTGGTGGCGACGCCCGCGAGCGCGCACAACGTCCTGGTGTCCAGCGACCCCAAGGACGGCGCCGTGCTCGACGACCTGCCCCACACCGTGACGCTCACGTTCGACCAGGCGGTGCGCCGGGACTTCGCCCGGATCGCCGTCACCGGGCCGGACGGGGCGCACTACGAGCACGGCGACGTCACCGTCGAGGCCGGGAAGATCTCGATCGCGGTGCGACCACCGGCCGCCCCGGGAAAGGCGTTCAATGTCCCCGCCGGGTCGTACGCCATCGGCTACCGCATCGTCTCGAACGACGGCCATCCGGTCACCGGCACCATCCGGTTCACCCTCCCGGTCGGCTACGTGAACACCGCGGTGGTCGACGTGCAGACGGTGGACCCGAAGCCCGGAGCCGGGCTTTCCGCGGCGGCGAGCGGCCAGGGCGGCGGAGGCTGGGTCTGGGGGCTGCTGATCTTCACCGCGGCGCTGCTGGCGCTGTGCACCCTTGTCCTCTTCCGGCACGACCGCCGCGCGGCGAACGCGGCGCCGGGCCACTCCGCCGCCGGGGAGGCCGGATGA
- a CDS encoding ABC transporter permease: MSPAERPAPDLTGEVPAAGRDAPARHDGRDAHGNDAEGHAPGRAAGHAPGYAPGRTLPLRVEFVRQLRRRRTMAMFGVLLALPWVLVVAFQFGPAARGQGSLRLSDLATAGGLNFAAFALSVSASFLLVVAVALFCGDTVASEASWSSLRYLLAAPVPRDRLLRQKLVVALAYSAAAVTVLPLMALLAGTLAFGWNDITVPGTGEVIPAADVLPKFAVVIGYALVSQLVVASVAFLLSVATDSPLGAVGGAVGLVIVSSILQAVEALGSLREFLPTFWNAAWLDALAPEPDYSGMVKGVAISVTYSAIIIALAFRRFRRRDVVS, encoded by the coding sequence ATGAGCCCCGCGGAACGACCGGCCCCGGACCTGACCGGAGAAGTCCCCGCCGCCGGGCGGGACGCGCCCGCGCGGCACGACGGGCGGGACGCGCACGGGAACGACGCGGAAGGTCACGCGCCCGGACGAGCGGCCGGGCACGCGCCCGGATACGCGCCGGGACGCACGCTGCCGCTGCGGGTGGAGTTCGTCCGGCAGCTGCGCCGCCGCCGGACGATGGCGATGTTCGGCGTGCTGCTCGCCCTGCCCTGGGTGCTCGTGGTGGCGTTCCAGTTCGGCCCGGCCGCGCGGGGCCAGGGCAGCCTCCGGCTGTCGGACCTCGCCACGGCGGGCGGGCTCAACTTCGCGGCGTTCGCCCTGTCGGTGTCCGCCAGCTTCCTGCTGGTCGTCGCCGTGGCGCTGTTCTGCGGCGACACGGTGGCGAGCGAGGCGAGCTGGTCGTCGCTGCGCTACCTGCTGGCCGCCCCGGTCCCCCGCGACCGGCTGCTGCGCCAGAAGCTGGTGGTGGCGCTGGCGTACTCGGCCGCCGCGGTGACCGTGCTCCCGCTGATGGCCCTGCTCGCCGGCACGCTCGCCTTCGGGTGGAACGACATCACCGTGCCGGGGACGGGCGAGGTGATCCCCGCCGCCGATGTGCTGCCGAAGTTCGCTGTCGTCATCGGGTATGCCCTGGTCAGCCAGCTGGTGGTCGCCTCGGTGGCCTTCCTGCTGTCGGTGGCCACCGACTCCCCGCTCGGCGCGGTCGGCGGCGCGGTCGGGCTGGTGATCGTCAGCAGCATCCTCCAGGCGGTCGAGGCGCTGGGCTCGCTGCGCGAGTTCCTGCCCACGTTCTGGAACGCCGCATGGCTCGACGCACTCGCGCCGGAGCCCGACTACAGCGGCATGGTGAAGGGCGTGGCGATCTCGGTGACCTATTCGGCGATCATCATCGCCCTCGCCTTCCGCCGCTTCCGGCGCCGGGACGTCGTCTCCTGA